One region of Dokdonia sp. 4H-3-7-5 genomic DNA includes:
- a CDS encoding glycosyltransferase family 4 protein translates to MKLLIISDAPILSNSGEKEAYAPYVKEMDIWMQHASDVSFVCPTKYDRNLLTQAFQIQDFEVQSLRRLEFHSVLSALISFLTIPYQAIVLWNTMRKADHIHLRCPGNLALLASIIQVTLPRKRKTAKYAGNWDPASKQPLAYKMQKWILSNTALTRNMKVLVYGECKGQTKNIKPFFTASYYNNEKEAVIDRDFKQPLRAMYVGTMGLNKRPLETVQLVNFFRSSGLDITLEMYGDGPIVEDIKWYRKENGILDKIVIRGNQPGHVVKEAYKNADLLILLSKSEGWPKVVAEAMFWGVVPIVSSVSCVPWMIGNDKRGILIHDPEHIDAEYLGKQLTNKEALLEMSKEGAEWSRQYTMDTFAQEIKKLLQ, encoded by the coding sequence ATGAAATTACTCATCATATCTGATGCACCTATTTTAAGTAATTCAGGGGAAAAAGAAGCGTACGCACCTTATGTGAAGGAAATGGATATATGGATGCAACATGCTAGTGATGTTTCTTTTGTATGTCCGACTAAATATGATCGTAATCTTTTAACTCAAGCTTTTCAAATACAAGATTTTGAAGTTCAATCATTACGAAGACTGGAGTTTCATTCAGTATTATCAGCATTAATCTCGTTTCTAACCATTCCATATCAAGCCATAGTGTTATGGAATACCATGCGCAAAGCAGATCATATTCATCTAAGATGTCCAGGTAATCTTGCTTTGCTAGCCAGTATAATACAGGTTACGCTTCCGCGAAAGCGAAAAACGGCTAAGTATGCTGGGAATTGGGATCCTGCATCTAAACAACCGCTAGCTTATAAAATGCAAAAGTGGATACTTTCTAATACCGCATTGACTAGGAATATGAAAGTGCTGGTTTATGGCGAATGTAAGGGCCAAACTAAAAATATAAAACCCTTTTTTACCGCAAGTTATTACAATAATGAAAAGGAGGCCGTCATAGATAGAGATTTTAAGCAACCTCTAAGAGCCATGTATGTAGGCACTATGGGACTAAATAAAAGACCTTTAGAAACAGTACAGCTTGTTAATTTTTTTCGTAGCTCTGGATTAGATATTACCCTTGAGATGTACGGCGATGGTCCAATAGTAGAAGACATTAAGTGGTATCGAAAAGAAAATGGAATTTTAGATAAAATCGTCATACGAGGAAACCAACCTGGGCATGTAGTAAAAGAAGCCTACAAAAATGCAGATCTTCTCATATTACTCTCCAAAAGTGAAGGATGGCCTAAGGTTGTCGCAGAGGCAATGTTTTGGGGTGTAGTGCCTATAGTCTCGAGTGTATCATGTGTGCCTTGGATGATTGGAAACGATAAGAGAGGGATACTTATACATGATCCAGAACATATAGATGCTGAATATTTAGGAAAACAACTAACTAACAAAGAAGCTCTTTTAGAAATGAGTAAAGAGGGCGCAGAGTGGTCTAGACAATACACAATGGATACCTTTGCTCAAGAAATCAAAAAGCTATTGCAATGA
- a CDS encoding N-acetylneuraminate synthase family protein: protein MSNYKTPYTIAEIGGNHKGDMEIAKEMIKVAAIFCNVDAVKFQKRHNIELLTKEQYEAPHPNPVNSYGDSYGAHREFLEFDVNQHAELKKYCEELDITYATSVWDTTSAKEIAGLHPEFIKIPSACNNHYEMLGWLCENYKGEIHCSTGMTTRDEIEELVQFFEKHNRGKDLVLYNCTSGYPVPFPDVCLLDIKTLIEKYGDRVKHIGFSGHHLGIAVDVAAYTLGANIVERHYTLDRTWKGTDHSASLEPAGMRKLSRDLKAVYQALDYKATDILPIEQVQRDKLKYRKA from the coding sequence ATGAGTAATTACAAAACGCCTTATACAATAGCAGAAATAGGCGGAAACCATAAAGGCGATATGGAAATCGCAAAGGAAATGATTAAAGTAGCGGCTATCTTCTGTAATGTAGATGCCGTAAAATTCCAGAAGCGACACAACATAGAACTTCTTACCAAAGAACAATATGAAGCACCACATCCTAATCCTGTAAATTCTTATGGAGACTCTTATGGAGCGCATAGAGAGTTTCTAGAATTTGATGTGAATCAGCACGCAGAACTTAAAAAGTATTGTGAGGAGTTAGACATTACCTATGCAACTTCGGTTTGGGATACAACGAGTGCAAAGGAAATAGCAGGCCTTCATCCAGAGTTTATAAAAATACCTAGTGCTTGTAATAACCATTACGAAATGCTAGGGTGGTTATGCGAGAATTACAAAGGAGAGATTCACTGCTCTACTGGGATGACTACTAGAGATGAGATCGAGGAGCTAGTACAGTTTTTTGAAAAGCATAACAGAGGTAAAGACTTAGTGCTTTATAACTGTACATCTGGATATCCAGTGCCATTTCCAGATGTATGTTTGCTGGATATTAAAACACTTATAGAGAAGTATGGCGATCGTGTAAAGCACATCGGGTTTTCTGGTCACCATCTAGGTATTGCAGTAGATGTTGCTGCCTATACACTTGGGGCAAACATTGTAGAACGCCACTATACACTAGATCGTACTTGGAAAGGTACAGATCACAGTGCATCACTGGAACCAGCAGGAATGAGGAAGCTTTCTAGAGATTTAAAAGCGGTATATCAAGCATTAGATTATAAAGCAACAGATATTTTGCCTATCGAGCAAGTACAGCGAGATAAGTTAAAGTATAGAAAGGCTTAG
- a CDS encoding glycosyltransferase gives MKVLQLIDTLDAGGAERMAVNIANAVNEEGITSYLCATRRGGTLERELSSQVSFLMLGKKGKLDLVAFRRFFKWLKKQQITIIHAHSTSLMLAVLAKINKRSIKIVWHDHYGMSDALEKRDSKLLKILARYIDVTIAVNEKLTTWSREVLCVKQTYFLENFASLSGDTLKVTTLKGVEGKRVICLANLRPQKNHIELIKAFSKTQDNFPEWTLHLVGKSFEDDYYEQITTAIREHEHTSKVYLYGSCNDIAHILEQSTVGVLASISEGLPVSLLEYGNSSLPVIVTNVGQCAAVVGNNGIVINNVREELSKELVKLFHCDQKERDQIGLRFRESVLKNYSKKAFMDKVLPIYKGLIS, from the coding sequence ATGAAAGTGCTCCAACTCATAGATACATTGGATGCTGGTGGGGCGGAACGGATGGCTGTAAATATAGCTAATGCCGTTAATGAAGAGGGAATAACCTCTTATCTGTGTGCAACCCGACGAGGAGGTACCTTAGAAAGAGAATTATCTTCTCAAGTGAGTTTCTTAATGCTTGGAAAGAAGGGTAAGCTAGATCTAGTCGCCTTTCGCCGATTTTTTAAATGGTTAAAAAAGCAACAGATTACCATTATCCACGCGCATTCTACATCGCTAATGCTAGCAGTACTAGCCAAAATCAATAAGCGTAGCATAAAGATTGTTTGGCATGATCACTATGGGATGAGTGATGCGTTGGAAAAACGTGATAGCAAACTCCTCAAAATTCTTGCTAGATATATTGATGTGACAATAGCGGTTAATGAGAAGCTTACAACATGGTCTAGGGAAGTATTATGTGTCAAGCAAACTTATTTTTTAGAGAACTTTGCATCACTTTCTGGAGATACACTTAAAGTTACTACCCTAAAAGGAGTCGAAGGTAAACGTGTAATTTGCTTAGCAAACTTACGACCACAAAAAAATCATATAGAGCTCATTAAAGCTTTTTCAAAAACACAAGACAATTTTCCAGAGTGGACGTTACATCTCGTAGGAAAGTCTTTTGAAGATGATTATTATGAGCAAATAACCACTGCTATTAGAGAGCATGAACATACAAGTAAGGTATATCTCTATGGTAGTTGTAATGATATAGCGCACATTTTAGAACAAAGCACCGTAGGTGTACTTGCATCTATTTCAGAAGGCTTACCTGTTTCGTTGTTAGAGTATGGAAACAGTAGTTTACCTGTTATAGTTACAAATGTTGGACAATGTGCTGCGGTTGTAGGGAATAACGGTATAGTGATTAATAATGTAAGAGAAGAACTAAGCAAGGAGCTAGTAAAATTGTTTCATTGTGATCAAAAAGAAAGAGATCAGATTGGATTACGCTTTCGCGAAAGCGTACTAAAAAATTATAGTAAGAAGGCTTTTATGGACAAGGTGTTGCCTATCTATAAAGGATTGATATCTTAG
- a CDS encoding glycosyltransferase family 2 protein, giving the protein MISLVHHKGIAITGNYNGLPIIEAIYKCAHENPDNYLLVYEKTADVDAFKAALPEINHRAYFFSNYNNSHPDIGYVEDSPFLNINKKVTYPTWLKGTAIVCMHANLINESVLSHSNEKNYLYWLNSIGKLSQTGGVLNYQIPTTIQNEEFKTYELYKFVKQHYRTRWVFILLLCHLWYEQRFPVISLMRTIFIKKSLLKIDIHELQIFKKIHAKANFKYDVIIPTMGRAGYLMDVLLDLNNQKTLPNKVIVIEQNADGHATSNLGFVKDEQWDFEIVHEFTHITGACRARNRAIALSSANWILLFDDDVRIKNDFSTRILDFMNDSKAKCVTFSCLQKGEIEKQSNYLQWPAFGSGCSIVHREVAESCEFDMALEHGYGEDVDYGMQIRNAGYDVIYAPQIQLLHLKAPVGGFRKPHVFPWQEDAVLPKPSPQIMYHRTKNYTPKQLIGYKVTLFIKFYKDYSINNPIAYYKYFKKAWSKSLYWSQKLAQDATV; this is encoded by the coding sequence ATGATTTCCCTTGTACACCATAAAGGTATTGCGATTACGGGCAATTATAACGGACTGCCAATAATTGAGGCTATTTATAAATGCGCTCATGAAAACCCTGATAATTACTTGTTGGTTTATGAGAAAACAGCAGATGTTGATGCATTTAAAGCTGCACTACCTGAAATAAATCATCGGGCATACTTTTTCTCCAATTACAATAATTCACATCCAGACATAGGATATGTAGAGGATAGTCCTTTTTTAAATATTAATAAAAAGGTCACGTATCCCACTTGGTTAAAAGGAACAGCTATAGTTTGTATGCATGCCAACCTTATCAATGAAAGTGTTCTTAGTCATTCTAATGAAAAGAATTATTTATACTGGTTAAATTCGATAGGTAAACTATCGCAAACTGGAGGTGTCTTGAACTATCAAATACCTACAACCATTCAAAATGAAGAGTTTAAAACGTACGAACTTTATAAGTTTGTAAAACAACATTATAGAACTAGATGGGTATTCATTTTACTTCTCTGTCATTTATGGTATGAGCAACGCTTTCCTGTAATTTCATTAATGAGAACAATTTTCATTAAAAAATCTTTGTTGAAAATTGATATACATGAATTGCAAATCTTTAAAAAAATCCATGCTAAGGCAAACTTTAAATATGACGTTATTATTCCTACTATGGGAAGAGCTGGTTATTTGATGGATGTTTTACTTGATTTAAATAATCAAAAAACACTGCCTAATAAAGTTATAGTTATTGAACAAAATGCAGATGGTCATGCAACGAGCAATCTAGGTTTTGTCAAGGATGAACAATGGGATTTTGAAATAGTCCATGAGTTCACTCATATCACCGGAGCCTGTAGAGCTCGTAATCGAGCAATAGCTTTGAGTAGTGCAAACTGGATCTTGTTATTTGACGATGACGTGCGTATTAAAAATGATTTTTCTACTAGAATCTTAGATTTTATGAATGATAGCAAAGCAAAATGTGTGACTTTTTCTTGTTTGCAAAAAGGAGAAATAGAGAAGCAAAGTAATTACTTGCAATGGCCAGCATTTGGATCTGGATGTTCTATCGTACATAGAGAAGTAGCGGAGAGTTGTGAGTTTGATATGGCACTTGAGCATGGTTACGGTGAAGATGTAGATTATGGAATGCAAATACGTAATGCCGGATATGACGTGATATATGCGCCTCAAATTCAATTATTGCATTTAAAGGCTCCTGTAGGAGGATTTAGAAAACCACATGTTTTTCCATGGCAAGAAGATGCTGTCTTACCTAAGCCATCCCCACAAATCATGTATCATCGTACTAAGAATTATACTCCAAAACAGTTGATAGGATACAAAGTCACTTTGTTTATCAAGTTTTATAAAGACTACTCAATCAACAATCCTATTGCTTATTATAAATATTTTAAAAAGGCATGGAGTAAAAGTCTGTACTGGTCACAAAAATTAGCTCAAGATGCAACAGTGTAA
- a CDS encoding glycosyltransferase family 2 protein, producing the protein MQQCKLSLIICTYMRPDPLTRLLESVMAQTQVPEEILIIDGSTDDDTGSRFRESRNNIISYHKVPQECRGLTKQRNYGISRINDEIDIVAFLDDDTILNPDYFENLVSTYAQYPKAVGVGGYITNEVSWEKTEQGKVEDLNHYYYDGYRRKESSRYKLRRKLGLAQTTQPAIYPEFGHGRSISFLPPSGKIYKVEQLMGGVSSFPLAVLKEHKFSEYFEGYGLYEDADFTLRLSNIGDLYVNTAAQLEHHHDAAGRPNKYTYGKMVVRNGWYVWRVKHPKPSFRNKLKWYQITVLLTGIRFLNIFTTSERKEAFTEAMGRTVGIFSLPFNKPN; encoded by the coding sequence ATGCAACAGTGTAAACTAAGCCTTATCATTTGCACTTACATGCGACCAGATCCCTTAACAAGATTGTTGGAGTCCGTCATGGCGCAAACTCAAGTACCTGAAGAGATTTTAATTATTGATGGTTCTACAGATGATGATACGGGATCTCGCTTTCGCGAAAGCAGAAATAACATTATAAGCTATCATAAAGTGCCACAAGAATGTCGCGGGCTTACGAAGCAACGTAATTATGGAATATCAAGAATCAATGACGAAATAGATATAGTTGCATTTCTTGATGACGACACGATTTTAAATCCAGATTATTTTGAGAACTTGGTTTCTACTTATGCTCAATATCCAAAAGCGGTAGGTGTAGGTGGTTATATTACAAACGAAGTTTCTTGGGAGAAGACAGAACAGGGAAAAGTTGAGGATTTAAACCATTATTATTACGATGGTTATAGGAGAAAGGAGAGCAGTCGCTACAAACTAAGAAGAAAATTAGGGCTGGCACAAACTACACAACCAGCTATTTATCCTGAATTTGGTCATGGTAGATCTATAAGTTTTTTGCCACCTTCTGGTAAGATTTATAAAGTAGAACAGTTAATGGGAGGTGTTTCTAGTTTTCCTCTTGCTGTTTTAAAAGAACATAAGTTTTCTGAATATTTTGAAGGTTATGGTCTCTACGAGGATGCAGATTTTACATTGCGATTATCTAATATAGGAGATTTGTATGTGAATACAGCAGCACAATTAGAACACCATCACGATGCAGCAGGAAGACCTAATAAATACACTTACGGTAAGATGGTCGTGCGCAATGGCTGGTATGTATGGCGAGTAAAACATCCCAAACCATCATTTAGGAACAAACTCAAATGGTATCAAATCACCGTATTGCTTACTGGTATTAGATTTCTGAATATCTTTACTACGAGTGAACGTAAAGAAGCATTCACAGAAGCAATGGGAAGAACCGTAGGTATATTTAGTTTGCCTTTTAATAAACCTAATTAA
- a CDS encoding UDP-glycosyltransferase, with protein sequence MIKKNKVFILFPDGVGLRNFAFTKFKEVGEAQGFDITYWNNTIFSLEKELGYKEVKIENTKIHPKTPTLSHARKRVELALSRKREKDNVYPTYRFPLQWNSIKKALKSAFVKYHETFSATPKGWQRIMNQMQAAERSTVRYQELKAQLKEHRPDIVFCTTQRATQAIAPLLAAQDLGIKTACWIYSWDNLPKGMTTVETDYYFVWSDLMKGQLLQYYPKTREEQIFVTGTPQFEPHYDSSILLSREQFCLEHNLSEETRYICFSGDDQTTSPLDQYYLEDTAIAVRKLREEGEDVAIIYRKVPIDFSGRYDEVLATYKDVIIPINPLWKPMGSQWNQVMPTKEDFALLVNTCHHCELVVNICSSMVFDFVAHDRPTIYPNYEQPQLKKGIRDIGQNYKYVHFRSMPDYDTSVTWAMNKEDIYDGIKGLLNGSLNPVPITKRWFGIVNKPEQPEKASERIWEGIHQILE encoded by the coding sequence ATGATTAAAAAAAATAAAGTTTTCATTCTTTTTCCAGACGGCGTAGGTCTACGCAACTTTGCTTTTACTAAGTTCAAAGAAGTAGGAGAGGCCCAAGGATTTGACATCACTTACTGGAATAACACCATATTTTCGTTAGAAAAGGAATTGGGTTATAAAGAAGTGAAGATTGAGAACACAAAGATTCACCCCAAAACACCTACACTTAGTCACGCAAGAAAGAGGGTAGAACTAGCGCTTTCGCGAAAGCGTGAAAAAGATAATGTCTATCCTACCTATCGTTTTCCATTGCAGTGGAATAGTATAAAGAAAGCCTTAAAAAGTGCTTTTGTAAAGTATCACGAAACGTTTAGTGCCACACCAAAGGGATGGCAACGAATAATGAACCAAATGCAAGCTGCCGAACGATCTACTGTTCGCTACCAGGAGCTTAAAGCACAACTAAAAGAACACCGTCCAGACATTGTTTTTTGTACCACACAGCGAGCTACACAGGCCATTGCACCTTTGCTCGCGGCGCAGGATCTTGGAATCAAAACGGCGTGCTGGATATATAGTTGGGACAACCTGCCTAAGGGAATGACCACGGTAGAGACAGATTATTACTTTGTATGGTCTGACCTTATGAAAGGGCAGCTCTTACAGTACTACCCAAAAACCAGAGAAGAGCAGATATTTGTTACAGGAACACCACAATTTGAACCACATTATGATAGTAGTATTTTGCTTTCCCGAGAGCAATTTTGTCTAGAGCACAATCTTAGTGAAGAGACACGATACATTTGCTTCTCTGGGGACGATCAAACCACGTCACCACTAGATCAATATTATCTAGAAGACACGGCAATTGCTGTGCGAAAATTGAGAGAAGAAGGTGAAGATGTAGCCATTATATATAGAAAAGTACCTATTGACTTTTCTGGTAGATATGATGAGGTATTGGCTACTTATAAGGATGTCATTATACCTATAAACCCTTTGTGGAAACCAATGGGCTCACAATGGAATCAAGTGATGCCTACCAAAGAAGATTTTGCTTTATTAGTAAATACCTGTCACCACTGCGAGCTGGTTGTAAATATATGCTCGAGTATGGTGTTTGATTTTGTGGCTCACGATAGGCCTACAATCTATCCAAACTATGAGCAGCCACAACTTAAAAAGGGAATACGTGATATAGGACAGAACTATAAATATGTACATTTTCGATCTATGCCAGATTATGATACAAGTGTCACTTGGGCAATGAATAAAGAAGATATTTATGATGGAATTAAAGGCTTACTTAATGGTAGTCTTAACCCAGTGCCTATTACAAAAAGATGGTTTGGGATTGTAAATAAACCAGAACAACCTGAGAAAGCTAGTGAGCGTATTTGGGAGGGGATACATCAAATCTTAGAGTAA
- a CDS encoding serine O-acetyltransferase: MKFSKDIKRYTDYSGKSALIMLLTQQGLWALLQYRFFNWIYTSKLPKVLKWPLLAIGVLKLKAIEILTGITIPYSATIGEGFYIGHHSGIIINAKAIIGKNCNISQGVTIGVSGRGDHRGIPVIGNQVYIGANATIAGKLKVGDKAVIGANSLVVKDVVAGTTVVGVPAIKVSDNDSADYIL; this comes from the coding sequence ATGAAGTTTTCAAAAGACATCAAAAGATATACGGACTATAGCGGGAAGTCGGCCTTAATAATGTTGTTGACTCAGCAAGGGCTATGGGCATTGTTACAGTATCGTTTTTTTAATTGGATTTATACATCTAAGCTGCCTAAAGTATTAAAATGGCCACTATTGGCTATAGGAGTTCTCAAATTAAAAGCTATAGAAATCTTAACAGGGATAACCATTCCATATAGCGCAACCATAGGAGAAGGATTTTACATAGGTCATCATTCTGGTATCATTATCAACGCAAAGGCTATCATAGGTAAGAATTGTAACATCTCTCAAGGAGTAACCATAGGTGTAAGTGGTCGCGGCGATCATCGTGGTATTCCAGTAATAGGTAATCAAGTTTATATAGGAGCAAATGCCACAATAGCAGGCAAGTTAAAGGTAGGAGATAAAGCGGTGATAGGAGCAAATAGTCTTGTAGTTAAAGACGTTGTTGCGGGAACTACGGTAGTAGGTGTGCCGGCTATAAAAGTAAGTGATAACGATTCTGCAGACTATATTTTATGA
- a CDS encoding glycosyltransferase family 4 protein, which translates to MHIAYITPEYPHTKLGNSGGMGTSMKNLVTAIVAEGHQVSLFVYGQKTDEVFDEDGITFHVIKQKSYGYGGFFLYRKNISRYLNRYSDTIDVIEAPDWTGITAFMKLKKPLVIRFHGSDTYFCHIEGRLQKKKNAYFEKQAVKKAIGFIAPTTFAGEKSMELFNLPKDKLKIIHYGLELEKFNNADPGTYEKYRILNIGTLIRKKGVFQLIEVFNKLVEIEPKSTLVFIGADSGDVQTGSISTWELMKDKMTVKAAARISYLGKIPYEEVQGQIKKAHVCVFPSLAETLGMVTIESMALKKAVVNTDIGWARDLIDHGVNGFMHHPDDFNAYVHTIKNLFDDQELVEKIGEAGRVKTEEQFDINKTVHQNIAYYKSICSL; encoded by the coding sequence ATGCATATAGCCTATATAACTCCAGAGTATCCGCATACTAAACTAGGTAATTCTGGAGGTATGGGGACAAGTATGAAGAATCTTGTAACGGCTATCGTTGCTGAAGGACATCAAGTAAGCCTATTTGTTTATGGTCAAAAAACAGATGAAGTGTTTGATGAGGATGGAATAACTTTTCATGTTATAAAACAGAAGAGTTATGGGTATGGAGGTTTTTTTCTATACCGAAAAAATATTAGTCGTTATTTAAACCGATATTCAGATACTATAGATGTTATAGAAGCTCCTGATTGGACGGGAATCACGGCTTTCATGAAGCTTAAGAAACCGTTGGTGATACGTTTTCACGGAAGTGATACTTATTTTTGTCATATCGAAGGACGTTTACAGAAGAAGAAGAATGCTTATTTTGAAAAACAAGCAGTCAAAAAAGCAATTGGTTTTATAGCTCCAACTACTTTTGCGGGTGAAAAAAGTATGGAACTCTTCAACTTGCCTAAGGATAAATTGAAAATCATTCATTATGGTCTAGAATTAGAGAAATTTAATAATGCGGATCCAGGGACATATGAAAAGTATCGCATTCTTAATATAGGAACCTTGATAAGGAAAAAGGGCGTTTTCCAGCTTATAGAAGTCTTTAATAAATTGGTAGAGATAGAACCTAAGAGTACTTTGGTTTTTATAGGTGCAGATAGTGGTGATGTCCAAACAGGATCAATATCTACTTGGGAATTAATGAAAGATAAAATGACAGTAAAAGCTGCTGCTCGAATTTCTTATTTGGGTAAAATACCTTATGAGGAAGTACAAGGGCAAATCAAGAAAGCACATGTTTGTGTATTTCCATCGCTTGCAGAAACTCTGGGAATGGTAACCATAGAATCTATGGCATTAAAAAAGGCAGTGGTTAATACTGATATAGGTTGGGCACGAGATTTAATTGATCATGGTGTTAATGGTTTTATGCATCATCCAGATGATTTTAATGCCTATGTTCACACCATTAAAAATTTATTTGATGATCAAGAATTGGTAGAGAAAATAGGAGAAGCAGGTAGAGTAAAAACAGAAGAGCAGTTCGATATTAATAAAACAGTTCATCAAAATATAGCGTATTATAAAAGTATTTGTTCCTTATGA
- a CDS encoding MBOAT family O-acyltransferase, with amino-acid sequence MLFNSLEYLVFLPLVFVVYWFGLKKSLKGQNFFILLVSYVFYGWWDWRFLALIAFSTLVDYMVGLKIQNSDSKKNRKLLLGISLAVNLGLLGFFKYYNFFVDSWVEAFDAIGITLHTSTLRIILPVGISFYTFQTLSYTIDVYRKKLTATPDFINFAAYVAFFPQLVAGPIERASNLLPQFAEKRTFDEEKAISGINLIIWGLFQKVVIADSCAPYVNAIFDNYESMNSLSLLLGAFYFAFQIYGDFAGYSNIAIGSARLLGFDLMRNFNYPYFSRDIAEFWRRWHISLSTWFRDYLYIPLGGSRGSKSNQLRNVLIIFIVSGFWHGANWTFIFWGALHALFFIPVLLFNVNRKNLDQVAANRLLPNIKELGQMLFTFILACFAWIFFRASSVSTAFAYVERIFTNMTFTLEYLNIERYNVEMILILGILIGIEWFNRTQEHPFQGRFKWVKLTAVIIMLLTLGVYSNHNDFIYFQF; translated from the coding sequence ATGCTTTTTAATTCATTAGAATATCTCGTCTTTCTGCCATTAGTCTTTGTAGTCTATTGGTTTGGCCTCAAAAAAAGTCTGAAGGGGCAAAACTTTTTTATTCTCTTAGTAAGCTATGTGTTTTATGGATGGTGGGATTGGAGGTTTCTTGCGCTTATAGCCTTCAGCACACTTGTAGATTATATGGTAGGATTAAAAATCCAAAATAGTGATTCTAAGAAAAATAGAAAGCTACTTCTCGGCATCTCTTTAGCTGTGAATTTAGGGTTGCTAGGCTTTTTTAAATACTATAATTTCTTTGTTGATAGTTGGGTAGAAGCTTTTGATGCAATAGGCATAACATTGCACACTAGTACCTTACGAATTATCTTACCTGTGGGGATTTCATTTTATACATTTCAAACGTTAAGTTATACGATAGATGTATATCGTAAGAAGCTAACAGCAACTCCTGATTTTATAAATTTTGCTGCGTATGTAGCATTTTTTCCACAGCTCGTGGCGGGTCCTATAGAAAGGGCATCTAACCTACTTCCGCAGTTTGCAGAGAAGCGAACTTTTGATGAGGAAAAAGCAATCTCAGGTATTAATCTTATTATCTGGGGTCTGTTTCAAAAAGTGGTAATTGCTGATAGTTGTGCTCCTTATGTGAATGCAATATTTGACAACTACGAGAGTATGAATTCCCTTAGTCTTTTACTGGGAGCTTTTTACTTTGCTTTTCAGATTTACGGAGATTTTGCGGGGTATTCAAACATTGCAATTGGTTCAGCGCGGTTATTAGGTTTTGACCTTATGCGTAATTTTAATTATCCGTACTTCTCAAGAGATATTGCCGAGTTTTGGAGGAGATGGCATATTTCTTTATCTACTTGGTTCCGAGATTATCTTTATATCCCATTAGGAGGTTCAAGAGGATCCAAGTCTAACCAACTTCGCAATGTATTAATCATTTTCATTGTTAGCGGATTCTGGCACGGGGCAAATTGGACGTTCATCTTTTGGGGAGCACTTCATGCCTTATTTTTCATACCAGTTTTGCTATTCAACGTTAATCGCAAGAACTTAGATCAAGTTGCTGCAAATCGATTGCTACCCAATATCAAAGAACTAGGTCAAATGCTGTTTACTTTTATACTTGCCTGTTTTGCTTGGATATTTTTTAGAGCAAGTTCTGTAAGTACTGCGTTTGCTTATGTTGAAAGGATTTTTACAAATATGACCTTTACATTAGAGTACTTAAACATAGAGCGATATAATGTAGAGATGATATTGATTTTAGGTATTTTAATAGGTATAGAATGGTTTAATAGAACTCAAGAACATCCATTTCAAGGAAGATTTAAATGGGTGAAGCTTACCGCGGTTATCATAATGTTGCTCACACTTGGTGTTTATTCTAACCATAACGACTTTATTTATTTTCAGTTTTAA